The following are from one region of the Streptomyces changanensis genome:
- a CDS encoding aspartate aminotransferase family protein yields MGNPIAVSKDLSKTAYDHLWMHFTRMSSYENSPVPTIVRGEGTYIYDDKGKRYLDGLAGLFVVQAGHGRTELAETAYKQAQELAFFPVWSYAHPKAVELAERIAHHAPGDLNKVFFTTGGGEAVETAWKLAKQYFKLVGKPTKHKVISRAVAYHGTPQGALSITGLPALKAPFEPLVPGAHKVPNTNIYRAPIHGDDPEAFGRWAADQIEQQILFEGADTVAAVFLEPVQNAGGCFPPPPGYFQRVREICDQYDVLLVSDEVICAFGRLGTMFACDKFGYVPDMITCAKGMTSGYSPIGACVISDRIAEPFYKGDNTFLHGYTFGGHPVSAAVGLANLDIFERENLNQHVLDNEGAFRSTLEKLHDLPIVGDVRGNGFFYGIELVKDKTTKESFDEDETERVLYGFLSKALFDNGLYCRADDRGDPVVQLAPPLVSDQSTFDEIEQILRATLTEAWTKL; encoded by the coding sequence GTGGGGAACCCGATAGCCGTGAGCAAGGACCTCTCCAAGACCGCCTACGACCACCTGTGGATGCACTTCACCCGCATGTCGTCGTACGAGAACAGCCCCGTCCCGACCATCGTCCGCGGCGAGGGCACCTACATCTACGACGACAAGGGCAAGCGCTACCTCGACGGCCTCGCCGGCCTCTTCGTCGTCCAGGCGGGCCACGGCCGCACGGAGCTCGCCGAGACCGCGTACAAGCAGGCGCAGGAGCTCGCGTTCTTCCCGGTGTGGTCCTACGCCCACCCGAAGGCCGTCGAGCTGGCCGAGCGGATCGCCCACCACGCCCCCGGCGACCTGAACAAGGTCTTCTTCACCACCGGCGGCGGCGAGGCGGTCGAGACCGCCTGGAAGCTGGCGAAGCAGTACTTCAAGCTCGTCGGCAAGCCCACCAAGCACAAGGTGATCTCCCGGGCCGTCGCCTACCACGGCACCCCGCAGGGCGCCCTGTCCATCACCGGCCTGCCGGCCCTCAAGGCCCCCTTCGAGCCGCTGGTCCCGGGCGCGCACAAGGTCCCGAACACCAACATCTACCGCGCCCCGATCCACGGCGACGACCCGGAGGCCTTCGGCCGCTGGGCCGCCGACCAGATCGAGCAGCAGATCCTCTTCGAGGGCGCCGACACCGTCGCCGCCGTCTTCCTGGAGCCGGTGCAGAACGCCGGCGGCTGCTTCCCGCCGCCGCCCGGGTACTTCCAGCGCGTGCGCGAGATCTGCGACCAGTACGACGTGCTGCTCGTCTCCGACGAGGTCATCTGCGCCTTCGGCCGCCTCGGCACGATGTTCGCCTGCGACAAGTTCGGCTACGTGCCCGACATGATCACCTGCGCCAAGGGCATGACCTCGGGCTACTCCCCGATCGGCGCGTGCGTCATCTCCGACCGCATCGCCGAGCCGTTCTACAAGGGCGACAACACCTTCCTGCACGGCTACACCTTCGGCGGCCACCCGGTCTCCGCGGCGGTCGGCCTCGCCAACCTCGACATCTTCGAGCGCGAGAACCTCAACCAGCACGTCCTGGACAACGAGGGCGCCTTCCGCTCGACCCTGGAGAAGCTCCACGACCTGCCGATCGTCGGCGACGTGCGCGGCAACGGCTTCTTCTACGGCATCGAGCTGGTCAAGGACAAGACCACCAAGGAGTCCTTCGACGAGGACGAGACGGAGCGCGTGCTGTACGGCTTCCTCTCCAAGGCGCTCTTCGACAACGGCCTGTACTGCCGCGCCGACGACCGCGGCGACCCGGTGGTCCAGCTCGCCCCGCCGCTGGTCTCCGACCAGTCGACGTTCGACGAGATCGAGCAGATCCTCCGGGCCACCCTCACCGAGGCCTGGACCAAGCTCTGA